In the Bordetella genomosp. 10 genome, one interval contains:
- a CDS encoding DUF3311 domain-containing protein gives MRILLLLPFFGLLWVPFYNQATPELFGFPFFYWYQLLWVPVTAALTWIVFRSTRDEGDE, from the coding sequence ATGAGGATCCTTCTACTGCTGCCGTTCTTCGGCCTGCTGTGGGTACCGTTCTATAACCAGGCGACCCCTGAACTGTTCGGTTTCCCCTTCTTCTATTGGTATCAACTGCTCTGGGTGCCGGTGACCGCCGCGCTGACCTGGATCGTCTTCCGCTCGACGCGCGACGAGGGGGACGAGTGA
- the mctP gene encoding monocarboxylate uptake permease MctP — MGIAPHINWTALSVFIFFFALVTIMGFLASRWQRGSGEAHLDEWGLGGRRFGTWITWFLVGGDFYTAYTVIAVPALVYAVGAYGFFALPYTILVYPIVFCIMPRLWRVAHKAGHVTAADVVYARFQSRPLELAIAATGVLATMPYIALQLVGMEVVIKALGLTGELPLTAAFVILALYTYSAGLRAPALIAFVKDLMIYIVVLVAVVLVPLKLGGYGAVFAKANEAYTAKGGATGLLLKPSQFLPYATLALGSALAAFMYPHTLTGIFAANSATTIRKNAIYLPAYTLLLGLIALLGYMAWAAGVHPQTPNDTVPALFNALFPSWFTGFAFSAIAIGALVPAAVMSIGAANLFTRNFWKAYVNPQVSPAGEAKVAKIVSLVVKVGALVFILFIPTQYALDLQLLGGLWILQTFPAVVFGLFFNWFRGTSLLIGWIAGLGIGSWLAIADGVKPVHTFVVGGDSYAMYTGLFALAVNIVVAVVVQAVLSLARPGSGAQRVGGSV; from the coding sequence ATGGGTATCGCTCCGCACATCAATTGGACCGCGCTCAGCGTATTCATTTTCTTTTTCGCGCTGGTCACCATCATGGGCTTTCTCGCCTCGCGCTGGCAGCGCGGCTCGGGCGAAGCCCACCTGGACGAATGGGGCCTGGGCGGCCGCCGCTTCGGCACCTGGATCACCTGGTTCCTCGTGGGCGGCGATTTCTACACCGCCTACACCGTGATCGCCGTGCCGGCCCTGGTCTACGCCGTGGGCGCCTATGGCTTCTTCGCGCTGCCGTACACCATCCTGGTCTATCCCATCGTCTTCTGCATCATGCCGCGCCTGTGGCGCGTCGCCCACAAGGCCGGCCACGTGACCGCGGCCGACGTGGTCTACGCGCGGTTCCAGTCGCGGCCGCTGGAGCTGGCCATCGCCGCCACCGGCGTGCTGGCCACCATGCCCTATATCGCCCTGCAACTGGTCGGCATGGAAGTGGTGATCAAGGCCCTGGGCCTGACCGGCGAACTGCCCCTGACGGCGGCCTTCGTCATCCTGGCCCTGTACACCTATTCGGCGGGCCTGCGCGCGCCGGCGCTGATCGCCTTCGTCAAGGACCTGATGATCTACATCGTGGTCCTGGTGGCGGTAGTGCTGGTGCCGCTGAAGCTGGGCGGCTATGGCGCGGTGTTCGCCAAGGCGAACGAGGCCTACACGGCCAAGGGCGGCGCCACGGGCCTGTTGCTGAAGCCCTCGCAGTTCCTGCCCTACGCCACCCTGGCGCTGGGTTCGGCGCTGGCGGCCTTCATGTATCCGCACACCCTGACCGGGATCTTCGCCGCCAACAGCGCGACCACCATCCGCAAGAATGCGATCTACCTGCCGGCCTACACGCTGCTGCTGGGCCTGATCGCCTTGCTGGGCTACATGGCCTGGGCCGCCGGCGTCCATCCGCAAACGCCCAACGACACGGTGCCGGCGCTGTTCAACGCGCTGTTCCCGAGCTGGTTCACGGGCTTCGCGTTCTCGGCCATCGCCATCGGCGCGCTGGTGCCCGCGGCGGTGATGTCGATCGGCGCGGCCAACCTGTTCACGCGCAACTTCTGGAAGGCCTACGTCAACCCGCAGGTGTCGCCGGCGGGCGAGGCCAAGGTCGCCAAGATCGTGTCGCTGGTGGTGAAGGTCGGCGCCCTGGTGTTCATCCTCTTCATTCCAACCCAGTACGCGCTGGATCTCCAGTTGCTGGGCGGCTTGTGGATCCTGCAGACCTTCCCCGCGGTGGTCTTCGGCCTGTTCTTCAACTGGTTCCGCGGCACGTCGCTGCTGATCGGCTGGATCGCGGGCCTGGGCATCGGTTCCTGGCTGGCGATCGCCGACGGCGTGAAGCCCGTGCATACCTTCGTGGTCGGCGGCGACAGCTACGCCATGTACACGGGCCTGTTCGCGCTGGCCGTGAACATCGTGGTGGCCGTGGTCGTGCAGGCGGTCCTGAGCCTGGCCAGGCCCGGCTCAGGCGCGCAGCGCGTCGGCGGCAGCGTCTGA
- a CDS encoding phosphoglycerate kinase: MSKVNTLSALAQSGALKGKRVFIRADLNVPFDDNGNISEDTRIRASVPGIKLALQAGAAVMVTSHLGRPEEGMLTPEDTLAPVGKRLAELLAQDVPLVQNWVENGVDVAPGQVVLLENCRVNAGEKKNDEALSRKMAALCDVYVNDAFGTAHRAEATTHGIARFAPVACAGPLLAAELEALGRALHAPKRPLVAIVGGSKVSTKLSILQSLASKVDQLVVGGGIANTFLLAAGKPIGKSLAEPDQVQEAVAVIDAMRKRGADVPIPTDVVCAKSFGADAAATVKPADAVAEDDMVLDIGPQSAQALADILKQAGTIVWNGPVGVFEFEQFAHGTETIARAIADSPAFSIAGGGDTLAAIAKFGITDKVGYISTGGGAFLEFLEGKTLPAVEVLEQRAG; this comes from the coding sequence ATGTCCAAGGTGAATACGCTGTCCGCGCTGGCCCAGTCCGGCGCGCTCAAAGGCAAGCGCGTCTTTATCCGCGCCGACCTGAACGTCCCGTTCGACGACAACGGCAACATCAGCGAAGACACGCGCATCCGCGCCTCGGTGCCGGGCATCAAGCTGGCCTTGCAGGCCGGCGCGGCCGTGATGGTCACCTCGCACCTGGGACGACCGGAGGAAGGCATGCTGACGCCGGAAGACACGCTGGCGCCGGTGGGCAAGCGCCTGGCCGAGCTGCTGGCGCAGGACGTGCCGCTGGTGCAGAACTGGGTCGAGAACGGCGTGGACGTCGCGCCCGGCCAGGTGGTGCTGCTGGAGAACTGCCGCGTCAACGCCGGCGAAAAGAAGAACGACGAAGCCTTGTCGCGCAAGATGGCGGCGCTGTGCGACGTCTACGTCAACGACGCGTTCGGCACCGCGCATCGCGCGGAAGCCACCACGCACGGCATCGCCCGCTTCGCGCCCGTGGCCTGCGCCGGCCCGTTGCTGGCCGCCGAACTGGAAGCGCTGGGCCGCGCCCTGCACGCGCCCAAGCGTCCGCTGGTGGCCATCGTGGGCGGCTCCAAGGTGTCGACCAAGCTGAGCATCCTGCAATCGCTGGCGTCCAAGGTGGACCAGTTGGTGGTGGGCGGCGGCATCGCCAACACCTTCCTGCTGGCCGCCGGCAAGCCCATCGGCAAGTCGCTGGCCGAGCCCGATCAAGTGCAGGAAGCCGTGGCGGTGATCGACGCCATGCGCAAGCGCGGCGCCGACGTGCCCATTCCCACCGACGTGGTGTGCGCCAAGTCCTTCGGCGCCGACGCGGCGGCCACCGTGAAGCCGGCCGATGCCGTGGCCGAGGATGACATGGTGCTGGACATCGGGCCGCAAAGCGCCCAGGCCCTGGCCGACATTCTCAAGCAGGCCGGCACCATCGTCTGGAACGGTCCGGTGGGCGTGTTCGAATTCGAGCAGTTCGCCCATGGCACGGAGACCATCGCCCGCGCCATCGCCGACTCGCCGGCGTTTTCCATCGCCGGCGGCGGCGACACGCTGGCCGCCATCGCGAAGTTCGGCATCACCGACAAGGTGGGCTATATCTCCACCGGCGGCGGGGCGTTCCTGGAGTTCCTGGAAGGCAAGACGCTGCCCGCGGTGGAAGTGCTGGAGCAACGCGCGGGATAA
- a CDS encoding DnaJ C-terminal domain-containing protein — protein sequence MEFKDYYDTLGVERGVSDDDLRRAYRKLARKYHPDVSKEADAEARMRDINEAYDVLRDPEKRAAYDDLAASVAAGGGHRPPPGWEQGFEFSGGDPREEADFSEFFSSLFGAAQRRRGGPARESRARGEDYHAMIEVELEDILLGATREIGLRSMKMDAQGRPRLQERKLSVRIPVGVREGQRIRLAGQGMPGQAGGQPGDLYLEVRIKPHRLYRVDGRDLSLTLPVAPWEAALGGKVQAPTPGGPVEVTIPAGSRPGSKLRLKGKGLPGAHPGDLYLQLEVAWPPADTEAAREAYRRMARDIPFNPRAGLGK from the coding sequence ATGGAGTTCAAGGACTACTACGACACGCTTGGCGTCGAGCGGGGTGTTTCCGACGACGACCTGCGGCGCGCCTATCGCAAACTGGCGCGCAAATACCACCCCGACGTCAGCAAGGAAGCCGACGCCGAAGCGCGCATGCGCGACATCAATGAAGCCTACGACGTGCTGCGCGATCCCGAGAAGCGCGCCGCCTATGACGACCTGGCGGCCAGCGTCGCGGCCGGCGGCGGCCATCGTCCGCCGCCCGGTTGGGAGCAGGGCTTCGAGTTCTCCGGCGGCGATCCGCGCGAGGAGGCGGACTTCAGCGAGTTCTTCTCCTCGCTGTTCGGCGCCGCCCAGCGGCGCCGCGGGGGCCCGGCGCGCGAAAGCCGCGCGCGTGGCGAGGACTACCACGCGATGATCGAGGTCGAGCTGGAGGACATCCTGCTCGGCGCGACGCGCGAGATCGGCTTGCGCTCCATGAAGATGGACGCGCAGGGCCGTCCACGCCTGCAGGAGCGCAAGCTCAGCGTGCGCATCCCCGTGGGCGTGCGCGAAGGCCAGCGCATCCGCCTGGCCGGCCAGGGCATGCCGGGCCAGGCGGGCGGACAACCCGGCGACCTCTACCTGGAGGTGCGGATCAAGCCGCATCGGCTGTATCGCGTCGACGGACGCGATCTGTCGTTGACGCTGCCGGTCGCGCCCTGGGAGGCGGCACTGGGCGGCAAGGTGCAGGCGCCCACGCCGGGAGGGCCGGTCGAGGTCACCATTCCCGCCGGTTCGCGGCCCGGCAGCAAGCTGCGCCTGAAGGGCAAGGGCTTGCCGGGCGCGCATCCGGGCGACCTGTACCTGCAGTTGGAGGTGGCCTGGCCGCCGGCCGACACCGAGGCCGCGCGCGAGGCGTATCGCCGGATGGCGCGCGACATTCCGTTCAACCCGCGCGCGGGCCTGGGAAAGTGA
- a CDS encoding Hsp20/alpha crystallin family protein, producing the protein MFQSLLDLPTGVFAEFDRLQRALAPAAGSIRAVPRAFPAINIAQNAESVDIDVFVPGIDPAQLDVQVDRGLLTISGERRGATPEDGAKVSIYASERYTGRFKRAISLSDDVDADKVSARYRDGVLRISVPRRQAAQPRRVAIQ; encoded by the coding sequence ATGTTTCAATCCCTGCTGGACCTGCCCACCGGCGTATTCGCCGAATTCGACCGCTTGCAGCGCGCCCTGGCGCCCGCCGCCGGCAGCATCCGCGCCGTGCCGCGCGCCTTTCCCGCCATCAATATCGCGCAGAACGCCGAGTCGGTGGACATCGACGTCTTCGTGCCGGGCATCGACCCCGCCCAGCTCGACGTCCAGGTCGACCGCGGCCTGCTGACCATCAGCGGCGAGCGGCGCGGCGCTACCCCGGAAGATGGCGCCAAAGTCAGTATCTACGCCTCCGAACGCTACACCGGCCGTTTCAAACGCGCGATCAGCCTTTCGGACGACGTGGACGCGGACAAGGTGTCGGCCCGCTATCGCGACGGCGTACTGCGCATCTCCGTGCCCCGCCGCCAGGCCGCGCAACCGCGCCGCGTCGCCATCCAGTAA
- the mog gene encoding molybdopterin adenylyltransferase, which yields MTTAATPASRLLRRHPDELIVGLVSISDRASSGAYQDQGLPALREWLDSALSTPWQGAERLIPDEAAGISAALVELVDTVGCDLVLTTGGTGPARRDVTPEATLAVATREMPGFGEQMRQISLKFVPTAILSRQVAVIRETPDHAALIVNLPGQPKAIRETLEGLRDAGGASLVPGIFAAVPYCIDLIGGPYVETRPEVVKAFRPKSALRPPRG from the coding sequence ATGACTACCGCCGCCACGCCTGCCTCCCGCCTGCTTCGCCGCCATCCCGACGAACTGATCGTCGGCCTGGTTTCCATTTCCGACCGCGCTTCGTCCGGCGCCTATCAGGACCAGGGCCTGCCAGCCTTGCGCGAATGGCTGGACAGCGCGCTGTCCACGCCCTGGCAGGGCGCGGAACGCCTGATTCCCGACGAGGCCGCCGGCATATCCGCCGCGCTGGTCGAACTGGTCGACACGGTGGGTTGCGACCTGGTCCTGACCACCGGCGGCACCGGGCCCGCGCGCCGCGACGTCACGCCCGAGGCCACGCTGGCCGTGGCCACCCGCGAGATGCCAGGCTTCGGCGAACAGATGCGGCAGATCAGCCTGAAATTCGTCCCGACCGCGATCCTGTCGCGCCAGGTGGCGGTGATACGCGAGACGCCGGATCACGCCGCGCTGATCGTCAATCTGCCCGGGCAGCCCAAGGCCATCCGCGAGACCCTGGAGGGTTTGCGCGACGCCGGCGGCGCCTCGCTGGTGCCGGGGATTTTCGCCGCGGTGCCTTATTGCATCGACCTGATCGGCGGCCCATACGTGGAGACCCGGCCCGAGGTGGTCAAGGCGTTCCGGCCGAAATCGGCGCTGCGGCCGCCGCGCGGCTGA
- the infA gene encoding translation initiation factor IF-1, producing MAKEELIELDGIVDEVLPDSRYRVKLDNGIEVGAYASGRIRKNRIRILAGDRVTLEMSPYDLTKGRINFRHKDERPQAPRPQRQQYGARR from the coding sequence ATGGCTAAAGAAGAACTCATCGAACTGGACGGCATCGTCGACGAAGTGCTGCCCGACAGCCGCTATCGCGTCAAACTCGACAATGGCATCGAAGTTGGCGCCTATGCCTCCGGCCGCATCCGCAAGAACCGCATCCGCATCCTGGCCGGCGACCGCGTCACGCTGGAAATGTCGCCCTACGACCTGACCAAGGGACGCATCAACTTCCGTCACAAGGACGAACGCCCGCAGGCGCCGCGTCCCCAGCGCCAGCAGTACGGCGCCCGCCGCTGA
- a CDS encoding Hsp20/alpha crystallin family protein, with translation MTTVMPQEAGAKEVAAKEVTARSAGRAAARSLLPRVDVTEDDQGLTLLADLPGVPRDKLDIQIDGTTLKIEGEVAAFGGTPTHTEVAADRYQRAFTLSPELDGAGIVAELTNGLLKLRIPKREKPQPRRIDVALD, from the coding sequence ATGACCACCGTTATGCCCCAAGAAGCCGGCGCCAAGGAAGTTGCCGCCAAGGAAGTTACTGCCCGATCCGCCGGCAGGGCCGCCGCGCGCTCCCTGCTGCCCCGCGTCGACGTCACCGAGGACGACCAGGGCCTGACCCTGCTGGCCGACCTGCCGGGCGTGCCGCGCGACAAGCTGGACATCCAGATCGACGGCACCACGCTGAAGATCGAGGGCGAAGTCGCTGCCTTCGGCGGCACGCCCACCCACACCGAAGTCGCCGCGGACCGCTACCAGCGCGCTTTCACGCTGAGCCCCGAACTGGACGGCGCCGGCATCGTCGCCGAGCTGACCAACGGCCTGCTCAAGCTGCGCATTCCGAAACGGGAAAAGCCCCAGCCCCGCCGCATCGACGTCGCCCTGGATTGA
- a CDS encoding acyltransferase family protein, which yields MGLLRTLFALSVVLDHSPLNQGHVLVGGRLAVQLFYVISGFLISYILNANDTYRSAGRFYTNRILRIYPMYIVVALIALVTNLAIHPAFMEVYDRSPPLADLCLMLANVFIVGQDWIMFAGIKNGLLAWTGAYTNSDVPLYDGLLVPQAWTLGVELTFYLIAPFVLRSLRTVLLLFLASLALRVALLGMGIAQSDPWSYRFFPLELALFLAGALSHRLLLPLFTRLSRRLRFLPELATGLFVLYTLFHFSVPLNHNARDALVLMIFATFLPLAFIFQSRYRLDKKIGQLSYPIYICHAVVMLLVGQMTALLGITDALAISGLNVLLSIAAAWLLYQAIDHRIERLRQRVKTESSAPSDAAADALRA from the coding sequence GTGGGCCTGCTGAGAACCTTGTTCGCCCTTTCCGTCGTGCTCGACCACTCGCCCCTCAACCAGGGCCACGTGCTGGTCGGCGGACGCCTGGCGGTGCAGCTCTTCTACGTGATCTCCGGCTTCCTGATCTCCTACATCCTCAACGCCAACGATACGTATCGCAGCGCGGGACGCTTCTATACGAACCGCATCCTGCGCATCTACCCGATGTACATCGTGGTGGCGCTCATCGCCCTGGTGACGAACCTGGCCATCCATCCCGCGTTCATGGAGGTCTACGACCGCAGCCCCCCGCTGGCGGACCTCTGTCTGATGCTGGCCAACGTCTTCATCGTCGGCCAGGACTGGATCATGTTCGCGGGCATCAAGAATGGGCTGCTGGCCTGGACCGGCGCCTATACGAACAGCGACGTCCCGCTCTACGACGGCCTGCTGGTGCCGCAGGCCTGGACGCTGGGCGTGGAGCTGACCTTCTACCTGATCGCGCCCTTCGTCCTGCGCTCGCTGCGAACCGTGCTGCTGCTGTTCCTCGCGTCGCTGGCCTTGCGCGTCGCGCTGCTGGGGATGGGCATCGCCCAGAGCGACCCCTGGTCGTACCGGTTTTTCCCGCTGGAGCTCGCGTTGTTCCTCGCCGGCGCCCTGTCCCATCGCCTGCTGCTGCCCCTGTTCACGCGGCTGAGCCGGCGCCTGCGCTTCCTGCCGGAACTGGCGACCGGGCTGTTCGTGCTGTACACGCTATTCCACTTTTCGGTGCCGCTGAATCACAACGCGCGCGACGCCCTGGTGTTGATGATCTTCGCCACCTTCCTGCCGCTGGCGTTCATCTTCCAGTCGCGCTATCGGCTGGACAAAAAAATCGGGCAGCTAAGCTACCCGATCTATATCTGTCATGCCGTCGTGATGCTGCTGGTGGGGCAGATGACCGCCCTGCTCGGCATCACGGACGCGCTGGCGATTTCCGGCCTGAACGTCCTGCTTTCGATCGCGGCGGCGTGGCTGTTGTACCAGGCCATCGACCACCGCATCGAGCGCCTGCGCCAGCGCGTCAAGACGGAATCGTCCGCGCCGTCAGACGCTGCCGCCGACGCGCTGCGCGCCTGA
- the yfcF gene encoding glutathione transferase produces the protein MAVPLTLYIDNRLLSPYAMSAYVALAEKNLDFELRLVDLDQGEQRMAPFLCRSPTGKVPVLAHHDFYLSESSAIAEYLEDVFPAPEYAAICPADPRARARMRQVQAWLRSDLAALRRERPTEVVFEGLKPAPLSDAAQLDATRLVRVATCLVPAGQKHLFDDWCVADADLALMLNRLVLSGEDVPARLRDYAAEQWERPSLRRWRDGR, from the coding sequence GTGGCAGTACCGCTCACTCTCTATATCGACAACCGCCTGCTCAGTCCCTACGCCATGTCCGCCTACGTCGCGCTGGCGGAGAAGAACCTGGACTTCGAACTGCGGCTGGTCGATCTGGACCAGGGCGAGCAGCGCATGGCGCCCTTCCTCTGTCGCTCGCCGACGGGCAAGGTGCCGGTGCTGGCGCATCACGATTTCTACCTGAGCGAATCCAGCGCCATCGCCGAATATCTGGAGGACGTCTTTCCCGCGCCCGAATACGCGGCGATCTGTCCGGCCGATCCGCGGGCGCGCGCCCGCATGCGCCAGGTCCAGGCCTGGCTGCGCAGCGACCTGGCCGCGCTGCGGCGCGAGCGTCCGACCGAAGTCGTCTTCGAAGGCCTGAAGCCGGCGCCGCTGTCCGACGCCGCCCAGCTCGACGCCACCCGCCTGGTCCGCGTCGCCACCTGCCTGGTGCCGGCGGGGCAGAAACACCTGTTCGACGACTGGTGCGTCGCCGATGCCGACCTGGCCTTGATGCTCAACCGCCTGGTCCTGTCGGGCGAGGACGTCCCCGCCCGCCTGCGCGACTACGCCGCCGAACAATGGGAGCGGCCCTCCCTGCGCCGCTGGCGCGACGGCAGATAG
- the gap gene encoding type I glyceraldehyde-3-phosphate dehydrogenase: MTIRVAINGYGRIGRNVLRAHYESGKKHDIEIVAINDLGDPKTNAHLTRYDTAHGPFPGKVEVDGEYMVVNGDRIRVLANRNPAELPWGDLKVDVVLECTGFFTTKEKAGAHLKGGAKKVVISAPGGKDVDATIVYGVNHNVLKASDTVISNASCTTNCLAPLVKPLNDELGVVSGLMTTVHAYTNDQVLTDVYHEDLRRARSATMSMIPTKTGAAAAVGLVLPELNGKLDGYAIRVPTINVSIVDLSFIAKRETSVEEVNAILKKASEGSLKGILNYNTEPLVSVDFNHNPASSTFDATLTKVSGTLVKVSSWYDNEWGFSNRMLDTTVALMAAK, translated from the coding sequence ATGACTATCCGTGTTGCCATCAATGGCTATGGCCGTATCGGCCGCAACGTTCTGCGCGCGCACTACGAAAGCGGCAAGAAGCACGACATCGAAATCGTCGCCATCAACGATCTGGGCGATCCCAAGACCAACGCCCACCTGACCCGCTACGACACGGCTCACGGCCCGTTCCCCGGCAAGGTGGAGGTCGACGGCGAATACATGGTGGTCAACGGCGATCGCATCCGCGTCCTGGCCAACCGCAACCCGGCCGAACTGCCCTGGGGCGACCTGAAGGTCGACGTGGTGCTGGAATGCACGGGCTTCTTCACCACCAAGGAAAAGGCCGGCGCCCACCTGAAGGGCGGCGCCAAGAAGGTCGTCATCTCTGCGCCGGGCGGCAAGGACGTCGACGCTACCATCGTCTACGGCGTCAACCACAACGTCCTGAAGGCCAGCGACACCGTCATCTCCAACGCCTCGTGCACCACCAACTGCCTGGCCCCGCTGGTCAAGCCGCTGAACGACGAGCTGGGCGTGGTCTCGGGCCTGATGACCACCGTGCACGCCTACACGAACGACCAGGTGCTGACCGACGTCTACCACGAAGACCTGCGCCGCGCCCGTTCGGCCACCATGAGCATGATCCCCACCAAGACCGGCGCCGCCGCCGCGGTGGGCCTGGTGCTGCCGGAACTGAACGGCAAGCTGGACGGCTACGCCATCCGCGTGCCGACCATCAACGTCTCCATCGTCGACCTGTCCTTCATCGCCAAGCGCGAAACCTCGGTCGAGGAAGTCAACGCCATCCTGAAGAAGGCGTCGGAAGGCTCGCTCAAGGGCATCCTGAACTACAACACCGAGCCCCTGGTGTCGGTGGACTTCAACCACAACCCGGCTTCCAGCACCTTCGACGCCACGCTGACCAAGGTCTCGGGCACGCTGGTCAAGGTTTCGTCCTGGTACGACAACGAGTGGGGCTTCAGCAACCGCATGCTGGACACCACCGTGGCCTTGATGGCGGCGAAGTAA